The Punica granatum isolate Tunisia-2019 chromosome 4, ASM765513v2, whole genome shotgun sequence genome has a window encoding:
- the LOC116205567 gene encoding sphingosine kinase 1 → MDQPDSPPAAPIISDWVRFNDAVTPLTLTADGRVVWAEGGHRALRVEKEVLGFAAEGSRIRIKAAVDLDGAVCCPGPSRGGGEGLVRRELVFEPLSGESLSLWCKKLQDYMDNLGRPKRLFIFMNPFGGKRMAPKIFSNEVKPLLQDAGIEFDIQETRYQLHAKEIARSIDLSKYDGIVCVSGDGILVEVVNGLLERDDWKAAIKMPLGVIPAGTGNGMAKSLLDSVGLPCKASYATLAIIRGHKRLLDVATISQEDKKFFSVLMLAWGLIADIDIESEKYRWMGSARIDFYAIQRVLHLRRYDGQVSFVPAPGYENHGEPARYSGEQNVQSKGHGEEPVQVLCNAYRGPDIKLEELSWRTIDGPFVSIWLHNVPWGGEDTMAAPKAEFSDGYMDLIAIRDCPKLALLSLMTELSKGGHVKSPHVVYIKVKAFVLEPGPRTDDPTRQGIIDTDGEVLARGKGTYKSDQETLMSYGRLQITVDQGLATLFSPV, encoded by the exons ATGGATCAGCCCGACTCCCCGCCGGCCGCTCCGATCATCTCGGACTGGGTCCGGTTCAACGACGCCGTGACGCCCCTCACGCTCACGGCGGACGGCAGGGTCGTCTGGGCAGAGGGCGGCCATCGGGCCCTGAGGGTCGAGAAGGAGGTGCTCGGGTTCGCGGCGGAGGGGTCCAGGATAAGGATCAAGGCCGCCGTCGACTTGGACGGGGCAGTGTGCTGCCCCGGTCCCTCCAGAGGCGGAGGAGAGGGGCTGGTCAGGAGGGAGCTGGTGTTCGAGCCCTTGTCGGGCGAGTCCCTCAGCCTCTGGTGCAAGAAGCTTCAGGATTACATGGACAATCTCG GCCGTCCAAAGAGGCTTTTTATATTCATGAACCCTTTCGGAGGGAAGAGAATGGCTCCTAAGATATTTTCAAACGAAGTGAAGCCGCTTCTTCAAGATGCTGGCATTGAATTTGATATTCAAG AAACCAGATATCAGTTGCATGCCAAAGAAATTGCTCGCTCTATTGATCTATCAAAGTACGATGGCATTGTCTGTGTGAGCGGAGATGGAATTTTGGTTGAG GTAGTGAACGGGTTGCTTGAAAGGGATGACTGGAAGGCTGCAATAAAGATGCCCCTAGGGGTGATACCTGCAG GTACTGGTAACGGAATGGCGAAGTCTCTTCTCGACTCAGTTGGCTTACCCTGTAAAGCATCTTATGCTACTCTTGCCATTATTCGAG GCCACAAACGATTACTTGATGTGGCCACAATTTCACAGGAGGacaagaaattttttagtGTTCTGATGCTTGCATGGG GCCTTATTGCAGACATCGACATTGAATCTGAGAAGTATAGGTGGATGGGAAGTGCTCGTATAGATTTCTAT GCGATTCAACGTGTACTGCACCTGAGGCGATATGATGGGCAGGTCTCTTTTGTGCCTGCACCGGGATATGAAAATCATGGAGAGCCTGCAAGATATAGTGGAGAACAGAATGTCCAAAGTAAAGGTCACGGAGAAGAACCGGTTCAGGTCCTTTGCAATGCCTATCGTGGGCCAGATATCAAGTTAGAGGAGTTGAGCTGGAGGACCATTGATGGACCGTTTGTGTCGATTTGGCTTCACAATGTTCCTTGGGGCGGCGAAGACACTATGGCTGCTCCAAAAGCTGAG TTTTCAGATGGTTATATGGATCTGATTGCTATACGCGATTGCCCGAAGTTAGCGCTGCTGTCGTTGATGACTGAGTTGAGCAAGGGGGGTCATGTTAAATCACCCCATGTCGTGTACATTAAG gtcaaagcattTGTCTTAGAGCCCGGTCCACGCACTGATGACCCCACCAGGCAAGGCATCATAGACACGGATGGTGAAGTATTAGCTCGAGGGAAGGGAACATATAAGTCGGACCAGGAAACGTTAATGTCCTATGGCAGGCTACAGATAACGGTTGATCAAGGTTTGGCCACACTGTTTTCCCCTGTATAG